The genome window CGCAGCGACCTCGCCATGCTCCGCCTCGACTTCGACGGGACCGAGGTCAAACCCGACGAAGCCCCCCCGCTCGCGCTCGCGGAGCAGGAGGCCAAGAAGGGCCAGATGGTCATCGCGCTCGGCAACCCCTACGCCATCGCCCGCGACGGCAGCGCGAGCGCCAGCCTCGGGATCATCAGCAACATCTCCCGCCGTCCCGCGCCACGAACCACGGAAGCGTTCAACAAGGACGAGAACGCCACGATCCACGAGTACGGCACCCTCCTCCACGTCGACACCCGGCTCAGCCTGGGGACAAGCGGAGGAGCCCTCGTCGATCTCGACGGCAAACTGATCGGACTCACGACGTCGCTGGCGGCCCTCGAGGGCTACGAGAAGTCGGTCGGCTTCGCGATCCCGATGGACGCCGGGATGCGGCGGATCATCGAGTCGCTCCTCGACGGCTACGAGGTGGAATACGGCTTCCTGGGAGTCGCGCCGCACGACGCCCGCTTCGTCGACCTGGCGAACGTCCGCGGCCAGGCCCCCCAGCCCTCCGCCGCCATGGTCCGCTGGATCGCCCGGAACTCCCCCGCCCAGGCGGCCAACATCCACCCCGGCGACTGCATCCTGCGGGTCAACGACCGCCCGGTCTTCAGCAGCGCGGACCTGATGCGGGAAGTCGGCCTACTGGGCCCGGACACGATCGCCACGCTCACCCTGCTGCGGCCGGTGACCGAGGAAGTCTCGACCGTGCGGCTCCGGCTGGGAAAGTGGCCCGTCTACGACGACTCACAGATCATCGCCACGGCGCGGCGGTATCCCCCCTGGCGCGGCCTGAGCGTCGACTACCCCACGGGCCGCCGCCGCTTCATGCCGGGGGACCAGCCGGGAGCGTGGTTCACGCAGTCGGTGGCGGCGGTCGTGATCTCGGAGGTCGAACCGCAGGGGGAAGCGGCCCGGGCGGGACTCCAGGCGGGGCAGTTCATCACCCACGTCGACGGCGAGGCGGTAACCACCCCGGCCGAGTTCCACCGGCGGATCGGCAGCGGCACCTCTCCCGTCACTCTCGCGCTGAGCAACGGCCGCCGCATCGAGCTGGCCGCGAAGGCGCCGTAGCTCCGGATATCCGTGTTCCGGTCGGCTTCGGGTGCATTCGACGATGGGTGGTCGCCCAATACGGGCCGAATCGGGTCCAGGGGCACCCTGGTGGGGGATGCAAGGGGGCAACGCCCTCTTGCCCGCCGGAGGCTGTCTCGTCGGACACCATCGAAAGGAGCACGTGTCCAAGCGCGGACACCGTGCCGTATGCCCCCTCACCAACCCGCGGGGATTGCAAAGCCAGCGGTGTATTTTTAGGGAGTTCTCAACGCCGGTATCACACAGGGGACATCCGTCGTGTACCACGGTTCCTCATAGAAGCGCCTCCGGCGGCAAGGGGGCGTGGCCCCCTTGACCCCAGGCTGCCGTGGCACATTGGGTTTGACGTGGCATAGCCGCACCGGCAAGGACGCCGTTTGAGCGAGCGGAACAAGGCGTCTCGTTCTTCGTTGACCGACCGCCATCCACCGAATGCACCTGTCAGCTTCGAGCATCAGGACGCGGTACCCGTCGGTTGGCCCGCCGAGTACGATGGAGCCGTGATCGAAGCTGGCACTCAGACGAGGACGTTGTGATGGATCAACAGGAACTGCGGCAGACGCTGGACCGGCTCCGTGCCGAACTCGCGGCGCAGCCGGACCTGGACGAAGCCTCGCTCTCCGCGCTGCGGGCGTTCGTGACGGACCTGGAGCAGATCTCGCTGCAGCACGAGAAGAAGATCGAGGCCACCGAGCCTCGCGAGCCCTCCTCGCTCGGCGACCAGCTCCGCGACGCGATCTCGGAATTCGAAGCCCGCCACCCCACGCTGACCGGGGCCCTCTCGGGCTTCATCGACCGCCTCGTCGACATGGGGATCTGACGCCGGAGCCGCGCCGTCTCCGGCGCGGCGGCTCATCCCTCACTTGCCGCTGCCGACGAGCCTGGCGATGTCGGCAAAGTCCCCCTTCAGCGACCGATAGAGCCGGCCATAGAGCGGATAAGCGGCGTTGTAGGCCGCGACGGCGGTCGAGTTCGCATCGACGCTGTCGACGACCTTGATCGTCGCATCGCACGCTTCTTCGACCGACTTGTAGGCCCCGGTTCCGGTCGCGGCCAGCAGGGCGACGCCGAAGGCCGGGCCTTCGCTGGCGTTGATCGTGCAGACCTTCTGGCCGTAGATGTCGGCCTGAAGCTGCCGCCAGAACTTGCCCCGCGCTCCGCCGCCGGAGAGGCGGATCTCGTTCACCGGAATCTGCATCCCCTTGATGATCTCCAGGCAGTCCCGCATGGCGTAAGTCGCCCCCTCCATGACGGAGCGGACCAGATGTCCGCGGCCGTGCCGGAGGCTGAGACCGATCCACGCCCCGCGGGCGTGCGGATCGGCATGCGGCGTCCGCTCGCCGCTGAGGTACGGCAGGAAGTAGAGCCCCTCGCTCCCAGCCGGAGCCTGCCCCGCCTGGGCCGAGAGAACCTCGTAAGCGTCCTGCCCGATCGACTTGGCGACGGACGACTCCATCTGGCCCAGCTGGTTGCGGTACCACTGCAGGCTGCCGCCGGCCGAGAGAACCACTCCCATGACATGCCACTTGCCGCGAACCGCGTGGCAGAACGTATGCACTCGGCCGGCCGGGTCGACCTGAACCTCGTCGCTGTGGGCAAAGACGACGCCGCTCGTCCCCATCGTGGCCGAGATCGCCCCGCGGCGTACGATCCCGTTCCCGACCGCGCCCGCCGCCTGATCCCCGCCGCCGCCAACAACCGGAACTCCTTCGGGAAGTCCGAGCTGCGCGGCGACATCCTTCGTCAGCTTGCCGCTGACCTCTTCCGACTCATAGACCTTCGGCAGCAGCGCCGCGTCGAGCGACAGCTTCTCGAGGAGCGCCGTCGACCAGTTGCGCTTCCGCACATCGAGGAGCAGCGTCCCCGAGGCATCGCTGACTTCCGTGGCGAACTCGCCGGTGAGCCGGAACCGGACGTAGTCTTTGGGAAGGAGAACCTGCGTCAGCCGCTCGAAGTTCCGGGGCTCGTGATTGCGGAGCCACAGGATCTTCGGCGCGGTGAACCCGGTCAGGGCGGGGTTGGCGACCATCCCGATGAGCGCCTCGCGGCCCCCGGCGCGGGACTCAATCTCCGCGCACTCGGCGGTCGTCCGCTGGTCGTTCCAGAGGAGGGCGGGGCGGATGACCTTCTTGTCCCGGTCGAGGAACACACTGCCGTGCATCTGTCCGCTGAGGCCGATCCCCTTCACGTCGGCCGGCGCGATCTTCCCCGCGGCCAGGACCTCGCGGATGCTCTGGACGGTCGCCTGCCACCAGTGTTCGGGGTTCTGTTCCGACCAGCCGGGCTGGGGGGTGTCGAGCGGGTATTCGACGGTCGTCGAGGCGAGGATCGTTCCGTCCTGCCGGATGGCGAGGGTCTTGGTGCCGGAGGTCCCGATATCGATGCCGAGGTAGACGCTCATGAGGCGGAGATTTCCAGACGCGGGCGCAAAGAGGAAAAGAGCGCCGGGAATATAGTGGTGCGGCTCTCCGAGCCGCAAAGGCGAGACTCCCTCGTCGGGTCTACTCGTCCACCGAGCGAAGGATCGCGAGATCGGTCCTGCGCAAGAGAACGTCCGTCGCGTCGCCGCGGACACGAGCCCGGCGAAGGTCCAGCGTCCGGATGCTCGGCAGAGCGATGAACGGTTCCAGTTCGCTCGCGTCGATGTCACCGCTGATCTCGACGGCCTCGACCGGAGCCCCCTCGACCATCTCCTGAAACGACTTTCGCCACTCACCAATCTCCTGTCTCCAGACCGACTCGTCCGCTTTGAGATTGCCGAGGTCGACGATCAGCCGTGTCCGGTCTGGCGACAATGAGAACTGAGCCAAAGACCGCTGGTGCCCGCGGACCTGATAGAAATAGGTCCAACCAGGTGACGCGGGAATGTGGTACGGAACCTCACGTTGTGCGGTCAGGTCGAGCGCAGGCTCAGGAACTCCTGCCCCTGCCAGTTTACGATGGCGCTCTGCGTCGGCCGTGTTGGCCAGGAAATCGACCGAGCCATCCGCGAACAGAACATGGGTTCCGTCTCGCCGCTCCGGGGCGTTGTGGCCAAATCCTCTCGATGAGGTTCGAAAGGGAAGGGTCGCGTCCCGCCAGTTGATCGGATCGCCGAAGGCAGGCAAGTCTCCGTAGGCGTCGCTCACCATCAAGGTCTGACCCGGATGAGGAATGTCCTTCAGCCGTGATGAGCTGTTGCGATGGAACAGTCGCTGGTTGGGAGCGTAATGGACCGCCGGGAATCCCGCGGCAGTTCGGGACGGCCGCAGGCTGGGATCGTCCAGATCAGAGTGGCCGGTGCGAAACCGGTCGCGATTGACGGGGTCGTCCCAGGGATGGTTCTTGTCAATGAGATTGTAAAACGGGCTGGCGGCCATGTAGGGCTGGATGAAAAGAGTCCAGCTGTGGTGGGGCGTTCCATCCGCCGCGAATGTTCCGCCCGGCGGGAAGCAGTTGAATGCCTCGTGGTAGTTATGGAAGGCGACTCCGACCTGCTTCAGGTTATTCCTGGACTGACTGCGACGGGCCGACGCGCGCGACTCCTCGATGGCCGGAAGCAAATAGGCTGCCAGCAGCACCAGAACGAGGACTGCGACGCCGACCTCAAGGAGGGACAAGCGCCAACCGGAGCCGGTTTCAGACATCGATGCAGCCGTGAGGAGGACGAGACAACCCTTCGGGTCATCTACGCCGATCCTGTCCACAGCGTGAGCGGATTCCGGGCCGCATTCGGCAACATCCGAGGTTCAGCAGTGATCGTCCCCTGTTCGTGCCCGGAAACTATGGCTTGCCCGCTTTCACGAACTCCTCTTCGGACAGCACTCCGTCGCCGTTCGTGTCGAACCTGGGAAACCGGGCCGGGGCCTGGTCCGGGTCGGGCTGGTTGGCGAGGAACTCCTCCCGCGTCAGCTTGCCGTCGCCGTTCTTGTCCCGGCCGCGGAACATCGCGGCACGGTCCTGCTTGGGCTTGGCGGGGGTGGCCCCTGCGCCCATTGGCAGGACCTTGAGCCCCGCCGGGTGCGGCATCGCGAGCTGGTCGGCGATGAGCTTCGAGTGCCGGGCCACGACGTCCGCCTGTTCGGGCTTGTCGGCGATGTTCACCGTCTCGTCCGGATCGGACTCCATGTCGTACAGCTCGCGGGCCACGATCGCGCCCCCCTCCCGCTTCTGCCACTCGACGTACCGCCAGCGGTCGGTCCGGACCGCCTGACCGAGCATCGGGCCGTGGTCTTTGTCCGAACGGGGATAGACCTGGAACGCGACCTCGTGGGCCGGGGTCGTGGTCGTACCGCCCAGGAGCGGAACGAGGCTATCTCCCTGAAGATGCGCGGGCTTCTCGAGCCCGGTCAGATCGCACAGGGTCGGATAGACGTCGACGAACTCGGCGATCGCCTTGGTGCTGGAGCGGACCCCCTCCTTGTGCTGGGGGGCGACGACGATCAGCGGAGCCCGCGTTGCCTGCTCATAGTTCGTGTGTTTGCACCAGATCCCGTGATCGCCGAGGTGCCAGCCGTGGTCCCCCCAGAAGACGATGATCGTGTTCTTTGCGAGACCCGTCTCGTCGAGGGCATCCAGCACCTTGCCGAGCTGGGCATCCATGTAGCTCGCGGCGGCGTAGTAGCCGTGGATCAGCCGCCGCGTCGTCGCTTCGTCGATCGGGCCGGTCTTCGGCATGTTGGCGTAGTTCCGCAGCTCGCCGCCGGATTGCGGAGCGAACGCCGGCGCTCCCTCTGGAGGCGTCAGCCGCGTCGGCTGCGACAGCTTCGCCGGATCGTGCAGGTCCCAGTACTTCTGCGGAGCGCAGAACGGGAGATGCGGCTTGAGGAAGCCGACCGCGATGAAGAACGGCTGATCGGGGGTCTTGGCCGCCACCTTCAGACGCGTGACCGCTTCGTTCGCCAGCTTGCCGTCGCCGTACGCGTCGTCGGGAACGTCGGCGGCCTCGACTGCTGCGCCGCGGGGGAGCTGTTCGGGACGGAGGTTCTTGTTTTCGAACAGGGCTTCTTCGCGGGTCACTTCCGCCTTGTTCTCAGGAAGCGCGTAGCCGATCGACTTGGCCTGCCAGTGCGGGACGCTCCAGGACGCGGGGTCCTCGTGGTTCCCGTGGCCGACATGGAACAGTTTTCCCATCGCCTCCGTTTTGTAGCCGTGGTTCTTGAAGTGCTGCGGCAGGGTGACGACGTCGGGGACGCTCTTGCGGAAGTTGGTGCCGAGGTCGTAGATGCGGAGCGTCTGCGGGCGGAGGCCGGTCAGGATGGCGTTGCGGCTGGGGCTGCAGACTGCCTGCATGCAGTAGGCCCGGGTGAAGACCATGCCGCGGGCGGCGAGGCGGTCGATGTTGGGTGTTTTGGCGAGGGGGTCGCCGTAGCAGCCGATCCTCGGTTTGAGGTCATCGACGGCGATGAAGAGCACGTTCGGCCGGGCCGGTGTATCGGCGGCGGGGGCGAGCTGCGGGAGAGTGAGGCCGAGGAGGGCCACGATCGACAGCGGGAACCAGTGCGGGCGCATCGCAATCCTCTCCGGAGAGCCGTGGGGCAATTGAGGGAGAGGATATCGCGCCGTGGTGAGACTGTCGCTCAGAACCGTCCTTTCCGGCGCGACGTTGATAGCTCAAACCCAACGTGCGACGGCAGCCGGGGTCAAGGGGGCAACCCCAGTGCTGTGACGATGATTGGGTTTACGTAAGCGATTCTCGACAGGAGACTTAGGCCGTAAGGGGTGTTCGGAAACACGCTCGTTTTGAACAAGGAGGGAAGCATGGAGGGGTTTTGTCGCGAGGTCGCTGCGCGTCTTCCTCTAGCTCAGGCCGTCATGAGACTCTTCCGGTGGATCTGTGAGGAGGAGTTCCTGGCCGAGGTCTTTCGGCAGCACCGCGGCCGATCCTACGAGAAGCTCCTGACGTTTCCCCAGATGGTCCAGCTGGTCTGTGACGCGCTCCTGCAGCACCATGGAAGCGTGCGGCAGAGCTTTGCCCGAGCCAAGGAAGAAGGCGAGATCGATTGCGGGATCCACTCCGTCTATCGCAAGCTCGCCGACCTGCCGCTGTCACTCTCGATGGGCTTCTTCCATGAGACCACCAAGCGTCTCCAGCAGGTGTTCCCACAGGAGGTGAACTACTGCCCCATCCCCCCGTCCCTGGGAGAGTTCGAGATCCTGTGCCACGACGGCAAGACCATCAAGCACGTCCAGAAACGGCTGAAGGTGTTGCAGGGGATCTCCGGGAGTCTTCTCGGGGGCCGATTGGTCGTCAGTCAGTCCTATCGGACCGGCATGGCGGTGGCGCTCTCGGCCAGTGAAGACGGCGAGAGCGGAGAGACTCGCCTCTTGCCAGAAGCCTTGCGGCAAACCCGGGAAGTGATCGCCAGAACGCGGCTGCATGTGTGCGATCGGGGCTACTGCGGGTCGCCCCAGATGAACGCCTGCCAGGAACACGGGGACCATTTTTTCCTGCGATTTCACAAGCAGCGGCTGGCTTTTCACGAGAATGGCGACTGGGAACCCGCAGAGGGAATGGACCGTTATGGACGGTCCTACACGGAGGACTGGGGCTGGCTGGGCGGCC of Planctomyces sp. SH-PL14 contains these proteins:
- the xylB gene encoding xylulokinase — protein: MSVYLGIDIGTSGTKTLAIRQDGTILASTTVEYPLDTPQPGWSEQNPEHWWQATVQSIREVLAAGKIAPADVKGIGLSGQMHGSVFLDRDKKVIRPALLWNDQRTTAECAEIESRAGGREALIGMVANPALTGFTAPKILWLRNHEPRNFERLTQVLLPKDYVRFRLTGEFATEVSDASGTLLLDVRKRNWSTALLEKLSLDAALLPKVYESEEVSGKLTKDVAAQLGLPEGVPVVGGGGDQAAGAVGNGIVRRGAISATMGTSGVVFAHSDEVQVDPAGRVHTFCHAVRGKWHVMGVVLSAGGSLQWYRNQLGQMESSVAKSIGQDAYEVLSAQAGQAPAGSEGLYFLPYLSGERTPHADPHARGAWIGLSLRHGRGHLVRSVMEGATYAMRDCLEIIKGMQIPVNEIRLSGGGARGKFWRQLQADIYGQKVCTINASEGPAFGVALLAATGTGAYKSVEEACDATIKVVDSVDANSTAVAAYNAAYPLYGRLYRSLKGDFADIARLVGSGK
- a CDS encoding DUF4404 family protein; this translates as MDQQELRQTLDRLRAELAAQPDLDEASLSALRAFVTDLEQISLQHEKKIEATEPREPSSLGDQLRDAISEFEARHPTLTGALSGFIDRLVDMGI
- a CDS encoding DUF1559 domain-containing protein, producing MSLLEVGVAVLVLVLLAAYLLPAIEESRASARRSQSRNNLKQVGVAFHNYHEAFNCFPPGGTFAADGTPHHSWTLFIQPYMAASPFYNLIDKNHPWDDPVNRDRFRTGHSDLDDPSLRPSRTAAGFPAVHYAPNQRLFHRNSSSRLKDIPHPGQTLMVSDAYGDLPAFGDPINWRDATLPFRTSSRGFGHNAPERRDGTHVLFADGSVDFLANTADAERHRKLAGAGVPEPALDLTAQREVPYHIPASPGWTYFYQVRGHQRSLAQFSLSPDRTRLIVDLGNLKADESVWRQEIGEWRKSFQEMVEGAPVEAVEISGDIDASELEPFIALPSIRTLDLRRARVRGDATDVLLRRTDLAILRSVDE
- a CDS encoding transposase, coding for MRLFRWICEEEFLAEVFRQHRGRSYEKLLTFPQMVQLVCDALLQHHGSVRQSFARAKEEGEIDCGIHSVYRKLADLPLSLSMGFFHETTKRLQQVFPQEVNYCPIPPSLGEFEILCHDGKTIKHVQKRLKVLQGISGSLLGGRLVVSQSYRTGMAVALSASEDGESGETRLLPEALRQTREVIARTRLHVCDRGYCGSPQMNACQEHGDHFFLRFHKQRLAFHENGDWEPAEGMDRYGRSYTEDWGWLGGPDHPERRPVRRIQLHRPGIKDELILLTDLEDPDQYPADDLLEAYLKRWNIERMFQQVTEVFSLESLIGSSPKATVFQASFCFLLYNLIQVLRAYIAEGQEIESVETISSELLFVDVHRQLNGWTELLDVSQTVDQLPPLMSVSDVIDHLRELLGTRWTDRWWKSPSNTHRSAKVKAKKPVRGGHAAVFRILQTQKVRRKT
- a CDS encoding trypsin-like peptidase domain-containing protein, whose amino-acid sequence is MKPDRAGRIASSGLPRGARSLLSAILLLGLLAPARADDPSPLKLFEKELVDVIARTERSVVSIARVSTKADAGGERNSDQLDPFGPRRDNDPTSPAYIPADFGSGVILAREKDKSARFVLTNRHVVVGTRRGEAKVDERTRFFVRLASQRVLEARVIAADPRSDLAMLRLDFDGTEVKPDEAPPLALAEQEAKKGQMVIALGNPYAIARDGSASASLGIISNISRRPAPRTTEAFNKDENATIHEYGTLLHVDTRLSLGTSGGALVDLDGKLIGLTTSLAALEGYEKSVGFAIPMDAGMRRIIESLLDGYEVEYGFLGVAPHDARFVDLANVRGQAPQPSAAMVRWIARNSPAQAANIHPGDCILRVNDRPVFSSADLMREVGLLGPDTIATLTLLRPVTEEVSTVRLRLGKWPVYDDSQIIATARRYPPWRGLSVDYPTGRRRFMPGDQPGAWFTQSVAAVVISEVEPQGEAARAGLQAGQFITHVDGEAVTTPAEFHRRIGSGTSPVTLALSNGRRIELAAKAP
- a CDS encoding sulfatase-like hydrolase/transferase, translating into MRPHWFPLSIVALLGLTLPQLAPAADTPARPNVLFIAVDDLKPRIGCYGDPLAKTPNIDRLAARGMVFTRAYCMQAVCSPSRNAILTGLRPQTLRIYDLGTNFRKSVPDVVTLPQHFKNHGYKTEAMGKLFHVGHGNHEDPASWSVPHWQAKSIGYALPENKAEVTREEALFENKNLRPEQLPRGAAVEAADVPDDAYGDGKLANEAVTRLKVAAKTPDQPFFIAVGFLKPHLPFCAPQKYWDLHDPAKLSQPTRLTPPEGAPAFAPQSGGELRNYANMPKTGPIDEATTRRLIHGYYAAASYMDAQLGKVLDALDETGLAKNTIIVFWGDHGWHLGDHGIWCKHTNYEQATRAPLIVVAPQHKEGVRSSTKAIAEFVDVYPTLCDLTGLEKPAHLQGDSLVPLLGGTTTTPAHEVAFQVYPRSDKDHGPMLGQAVRTDRWRYVEWQKREGGAIVARELYDMESDPDETVNIADKPEQADVVARHSKLIADQLAMPHPAGLKVLPMGAGATPAKPKQDRAAMFRGRDKNGDGKLTREEFLANQPDPDQAPARFPRFDTNGDGVLSEEEFVKAGKP